One Manihot esculenta cultivar AM560-2 chromosome 6, M.esculenta_v8, whole genome shotgun sequence DNA segment encodes these proteins:
- the LOC122723810 gene encoding pectinesterase PPME1-like has protein sequence MAKGHCIIAAHCVLIVILVVATTVSSDDTTPIPADDSKVSDWFKTMVKPLVSRKGTLDPALEAAEAKSRTITLSKDGRGEFKTLTDAIKSIPSDNKQRVIIKISPGVYTEKLQIERNKPFITLLGDPKAMPILAFGGTAHQYGTLYSATIAVESEYFMAVNIIFKNTAPGPITKNPGAQAVALRVSGDKAAFYNCKMLGFQDTLCDDNGRHFFKNCYIEGTVDFIFGKGRSLYLESQINVIDNKGVTFITAHSKEKKSDVVGYSFVQCKITGSASGAYLGRAWRAMPEVVFSYTEMGSVVNPLGWSNNNKPERERTVFFAEYENSGPGSNPKRRVKFDKQLTDKEAKNFLTLGYIQGSKWLLPPPM, from the exons ATGGCAAAAGGACACTGCATTATTGCAGCTCATTGTGTCCTCATTGTCATTCTTGTTGTTGCAACCACCGTTAGCTCTGATGATACAACACCAATACCGGCGGATGATTCTAAAGTAAGTGATTGGTTCAAAACTATGGTTAAGCCCTTGGTAAGTCGTAAAGGCACTTTAGATCCCGCTCTTGAAGCTGCCGAGGCCAAATCCAGAACAATTACCCTCTCAAAAGATGGAAGGGGAGAGTTCAAGACTCTTACTGATGCCATTAAAAGTATTCCATCAGACAATAAACAACgtgttattataaaaattagtcCTGGAGTCTACACTGAAAAGCTCCAAATTGAAAGAAATAAGCCTTTTATTACACTACTTGGAGATCCTAAAGCCATGCCCATTTTGGCATTTGGTGGCACCGCTCATCAGTATGGAACTCTTTACAGTGCCACTATAGCCGTAGAGTCCGAATATTTTATGGccgttaatattatttttaag AATACTGCACCAGGACCTATTACGAAGAACCCGGGAGCTCAAGCAGTAGCATTAAGAGTTAGTGGTGATAAAGCAGCTTTCTATAACTGCAAAATGCTTGGATTTCAAGACACATTGTGTGATGATAACGGACGCCACTTTTTCAAAAATTGTTACATTGAAGGCACTGTTGATTTCATTTTTGGAAAAGGAAGATCACTTTATTTG GAATCACAAATAAATGTAATAGATAATAAGGGAGTGACATTCATCACAGCACATTCAAAGGAGAAGAAATCAGACGTTGTTGGTTACTCATTTGTACAATGCAAAATAACCGGAAGTGCATCTGGAGCATATCTGGGACGAGCATGGAGAGCGATGCCAGaggtggtcttctcttataCTGAAATGGGTAGCGTTGTTAATCCTCTTGGATggtcaaataataataaacctgAGAGAGAAAG GACGGTTTTCTTTGCTGAATACGAGAATTCTGGACCCGGATCAAATCCTAAAAGACGTGTTAAATTCGATAAGCAGCTAACGGATAAAGAAGCCAAAAACTTCCTCACCCTTGGTTATATTCAAGGTTCTAAATGGTTGCTTCCACCTCCAATGTAA
- the LOC110618272 gene encoding superoxide dismutase [Fe], chloroplastic isoform X1 — MATTAATATSLNCARFPRQAGRLNQATRGFQWTKEIHCTTKARPAIITAKFELKPPPYPLNALEPHMSKDTLEFHWGKHHRAYVDNLNKQIVGTELDSKPLEDVVIATYNKGDVLPAFNNAAQAWNHEFFWGCMKPCGGGKPSGELLQLIERDFGSFEKFVEEFKSAAATQFGSGWAWLVYKTDKLDVENAVNPRPSEEDKKLAVLKSPNAVNPLVWDYSPLLTIDVWEHAYYLDFQNRRPDYISTFLEKLVSWEAVSCRLEAAKAQAAGNS; from the exons ATGGCGACAACAGCTGCTACAGCTACCTCATTAAACTGCGCACGATTTCCACGCCAAG CAGGACGGCTGAATCAAGCAACTCGTGGATTTCAATGGACAAAGGAG ATCCACTGCACGACAAAGGCACGTCCTGCTATAATTACAGCAAAATTTGAGCTCAAGCCTCCTCCATATCCCTTG AACGCATTGGAGCCACACATGAGCAAGGATACCCTGGAATTTCATTGGGGAAAGCATCACAGGGCATATGTGGATAACTTAAACAAACAAATTGTAGGAACAGAACTAGATAGCAAGCCGTTGGAAGATGTGGTAATTGCTACTTACAACAAGGGTGATGTGCTTCCCGCTTTTAACAATGCTGCACAG GCCTGGAATCATGAATTCTTCTGGGGATGCATGAAGCCATGTGGTGGAGGAAAGCCATCAGGAGAGCTTCTGCAATTGATTGAAAGAGACTTTGGTTCCTTTGAAAAATTTGTGGAAGAGTTTAAATCAGCTGCAGCTACACAATTTGGGTCTGGATGGGCTTGGCTTGTTT ACAAAACGGACAAGCTTGATGTTGAAAATGCAGTAAATCCTCGTCCATCAGAAGAGGACAAAAAGCTGGCTGTGTTGAAGAGTCCCAATGCTGTGAACCCGCTTGTTTGGGATTACTCT CCACTCCTTACTATTGATGTTTGGGAG CATGCTTACTATCTTGACTTTCAG AACCGAAGGCCTGATTACATATCAACCTTCCTGGAGAAGCTTGTATCATGGGAAGCAGTCAGTTGTAGATTAGAAGCTGCCAAAGCTCAAGCTGCTGGCAACTCTTGA
- the LOC110618271 gene encoding metacaspase-1, which yields MYMLVDCSNCRTPLQLPPGAKSIRCAICRAVTLIADPRSIPPPPPYSSSPHHNYPSPPPPSAVAPSPYNHAPSGPPPSSHGNKRAVICGVSYKNTRNELMGCINDAKCMKYLLINRFKFPESSIVMLSEEETDRYRRPTKHNMRMALYWLVQGCKPGDSLVFHFSGHGSQQRNYSGDEVDGYDETLCPTDFETQGMILDDEINATIVRPLPRGAKLHAIIDACHSGTVLDLPFLCRMDRNGKYIWEDHRPRSGVWKGTNGGEAISFSGCDDNQTSADTSALSKVTSTGAMTYSFIQAIERGHGTTYGNMLTAMRSTIRNTDGGLDGGIVTSLLTMLLTGGSLSGSRQEPQLTANETFDVYSKLFSL from the exons ATGTATATGCTCGTGGACTGTTCCAACTGCCGCACGCCTTTGCAGCTCCCGCCGGGCGCTAAATCCATCCGCTGTGCCATCTGCCGCGCTGTCACTCTCATCGCTGATCCTCGCTCTATTCcaccacccccaccttactctTCCTCTCCCCACCACAACTACCCGTCCCCGCCTCCCCCCTCAGCTGTTGCTCCCTCTCCGTACAACCACGCGCCGTCGGGCCCTCCTCCTTCATCTCATGGCAACAAGCGTGCCGTGATATGCGGGGTTTCTTATAAGAACACCAGGAATGAGCTCATGGGATGCATTAATGATGCTAAGTGCATGAAGTACTTGTTGATTAACAGATTCAAATTCCCCGAATCCTCCATTGTTATGCTCAGCG AAGAAGAGACCGATCGTTATAGGCGCCCAACCAAGCACAACATGAGAATGGCATTGTACTGGCTGGTGCAGGGTTGTAAGCCTGGAGATTCACTGGTGTTTCACTTTTCTGGCCACGGTTCACAGCAGAGGAATTACTCGGGGGATGAGGTAGATGGATACGATGAAACTCTTTGTCCAACCGATTTTGAAACTCAGGGAATGATTTTGGATGATGAGATCAATGCTACAATTGTCAGACCTCTTCCTCGCGGGGCTAAGCTTCATGCAATTATCGATGCTTGCCATAGTGGCACTGTGTTGGATTTACCATTTCTTTGCAGGATGGACAG GAATGGGAAGTATATCTGGGAGGATCATCGCCCTCGATCAGGAGTGTGGAAAGGAACAAATGGTGGAGAGGCCATCTCCTTTAGTGGCTGTGACGATAATCAAACCTCTGCTGACACTTCG GCTCTCTCGAAAGTTACTTCAACAGGTGCAATGACTTATTCTTTCATCCAAGCAATTGAGCGTGGACATGGAACTACATATGGGAACATGTTAACTGCAATGCGCTCTACCATTCGAAATACAGACGGAGGGCTTGATGGTGGCATTGTGACATCTCTTCTTACAATGCTCTTAACAGGAGGGAGTCTCAGTGGGTCTAGACAG GAACCACAATTAACAGCCAACGAAACGTTTGATGTCTATTCGAAACTTTTTTCCTTGTAA
- the LOC110618272 gene encoding superoxide dismutase [Fe], chloroplastic isoform X2, which translates to MATTAATATSLNCARFPRQGRLNQATRGFQWTKEIHCTTKARPAIITAKFELKPPPYPLNALEPHMSKDTLEFHWGKHHRAYVDNLNKQIVGTELDSKPLEDVVIATYNKGDVLPAFNNAAQAWNHEFFWGCMKPCGGGKPSGELLQLIERDFGSFEKFVEEFKSAAATQFGSGWAWLVYKTDKLDVENAVNPRPSEEDKKLAVLKSPNAVNPLVWDYSPLLTIDVWEHAYYLDFQNRRPDYISTFLEKLVSWEAVSCRLEAAKAQAAGNS; encoded by the exons ATGGCGACAACAGCTGCTACAGCTACCTCATTAAACTGCGCACGATTTCCACGCCAAG GACGGCTGAATCAAGCAACTCGTGGATTTCAATGGACAAAGGAG ATCCACTGCACGACAAAGGCACGTCCTGCTATAATTACAGCAAAATTTGAGCTCAAGCCTCCTCCATATCCCTTG AACGCATTGGAGCCACACATGAGCAAGGATACCCTGGAATTTCATTGGGGAAAGCATCACAGGGCATATGTGGATAACTTAAACAAACAAATTGTAGGAACAGAACTAGATAGCAAGCCGTTGGAAGATGTGGTAATTGCTACTTACAACAAGGGTGATGTGCTTCCCGCTTTTAACAATGCTGCACAG GCCTGGAATCATGAATTCTTCTGGGGATGCATGAAGCCATGTGGTGGAGGAAAGCCATCAGGAGAGCTTCTGCAATTGATTGAAAGAGACTTTGGTTCCTTTGAAAAATTTGTGGAAGAGTTTAAATCAGCTGCAGCTACACAATTTGGGTCTGGATGGGCTTGGCTTGTTT ACAAAACGGACAAGCTTGATGTTGAAAATGCAGTAAATCCTCGTCCATCAGAAGAGGACAAAAAGCTGGCTGTGTTGAAGAGTCCCAATGCTGTGAACCCGCTTGTTTGGGATTACTCT CCACTCCTTACTATTGATGTTTGGGAG CATGCTTACTATCTTGACTTTCAG AACCGAAGGCCTGATTACATATCAACCTTCCTGGAGAAGCTTGTATCATGGGAAGCAGTCAGTTGTAGATTAGAAGCTGCCAAAGCTCAAGCTGCTGGCAACTCTTGA